Proteins from one Paenibacillus amylolyticus genomic window:
- a CDS encoding MarR family transcriptional regulator — protein MLNTEDNRELSLQLFVVLVRAYNSVTSRSNRDIQSHGLNSTEFGVLDLLYHKGPQALQKIGEKVLMSSGNITYVVDKLQNKNLLFRRPSKEDRRVIYAELTDEGRELFTQIFPQHHQVIIDALEGLDPSEKVDAIRMLKKLGLAAEGKTDLRS, from the coding sequence ATGCTGAACACGGAGGACAACCGGGAACTGTCTTTACAATTATTCGTGGTTCTTGTTCGGGCTTATAATTCTGTGACCTCGCGTTCCAATCGGGACATTCAGAGTCACGGACTGAATTCGACAGAATTTGGTGTGCTTGATTTGTTATATCATAAGGGACCGCAGGCATTGCAAAAGATTGGTGAAAAGGTGCTAATGTCCAGTGGTAATATCACGTATGTTGTAGATAAGCTGCAAAATAAAAATCTGCTGTTTCGTCGACCATCCAAGGAAGATCGGCGTGTCATATACGCTGAATTAACCGATGAAGGAAGAGAATTATTCACACAAATATTTCCTCAACACCATCAGGTCATCATTGATGCTCTGGAAGGGCTTGATCCTTCCGAGAAAGTGGATGCGATTCGGATGTTGAAGAAGCTGGGATTGGCGGCAGAAGGGAAAACTGACTTGCGTTCATAA
- a CDS encoding GNAT family protein — protein sequence MNELPIVDGELVLRCVEKKDLKELYELIYSDDVPEWKQWDAPYYPLQHESYESFEQGMLKRIHVDPSNSKPVSIRIIESDRQIVGTISYYIEDELSMWLEMGIVIYRSAQRGSGVGTRSLEMWSTYLFEHLPLVRVGLTTWSGNEPMMRAAVKAGLQVEGRMRKCRIVRGEYYDSIRMGMLREEWEQKLVSHTSRNVNN from the coding sequence ATGAACGAATTACCAATCGTGGATGGGGAACTTGTTCTCCGATGTGTGGAGAAAAAGGATCTGAAAGAACTCTATGAATTGATCTACAGTGATGACGTACCCGAATGGAAGCAATGGGATGCACCCTATTACCCACTTCAACATGAAAGTTATGAAAGTTTCGAACAAGGTATGCTCAAACGTATACACGTTGATCCAAGTAATTCCAAACCGGTATCGATCCGTATCATTGAATCCGACAGACAGATTGTGGGCACGATCAGCTATTATATAGAAGATGAGTTATCCATGTGGCTGGAAATGGGGATTGTAATATACAGATCTGCCCAGAGGGGAAGCGGGGTTGGCACACGTTCACTTGAGATGTGGTCCACTTATTTGTTTGAGCATCTGCCATTGGTTCGGGTGGGACTGACCACCTGGTCTGGCAATGAACCAATGATGCGTGCGGCTGTAAAAGCCGGATTACAGGTGGAGGGACGAATGCGGAAGTGTCGTATCGTTCGAGGGGAGTATTATGATTCAATTCGTATGGGGATGCTCCGTGAGGAGTGGGAGCAGAAGCTGGTCTCCCATACGAGCCGAAATGTAAACAACTGA
- a CDS encoding AMP-binding protein — MIENQSSSSHSVESSLPVMQIPLDFGRRQQSFSYQSAQITLQASLSRDLKQKFGEQMVYPVLLSTYAALLFRLSAEQELAIGILAPDQAASYLSLQIQGQLTFSQLCDQVSEQLKIDYMLQTGGYPETLFMLNSVQLPQAPQILNWNVRDDQNMLILDLFYDSSLLKESTVLRYAEYYQTLLLAMLRDGDKAIGTVDILSASDRLLYREMNDTSVLEPEHQTVHGWFEATAAAYPNSPAITSPSKSYTYRELNERANQVARVLLSNGLQKGEFVSIFMDRSLETIISLLGILKAGGAYVPIDPEHPEERNSYIVEDTASSFVLTTEASLPKLPACSPVYLRSVRFSLWMVV; from the coding sequence GTGATTGAAAACCAATCATCATCTTCCCATTCCGTGGAATCGAGTTTGCCGGTTATGCAGATTCCACTGGATTTTGGGCGACGTCAACAATCATTCTCTTATCAGTCTGCTCAAATTACACTACAGGCTTCTCTGAGTCGTGATCTTAAACAGAAATTTGGAGAACAGATGGTGTACCCGGTACTCCTCTCAACTTATGCAGCCTTGTTATTCCGTTTGTCAGCTGAACAGGAACTTGCCATAGGTATACTCGCACCCGATCAGGCAGCTTCTTATCTTTCATTACAGATTCAGGGACAATTGACCTTCAGCCAACTATGCGATCAGGTTTCAGAGCAGCTCAAGATTGACTACATGCTGCAAACCGGTGGATACCCTGAAACCTTGTTTATGCTGAATAGCGTACAGTTGCCTCAAGCTCCTCAAATATTAAACTGGAACGTTCGAGATGATCAGAACATGCTCATCCTCGATCTGTTCTATGACAGTTCACTGTTGAAAGAGTCTACCGTGCTGAGATATGCAGAATATTATCAGACTCTTCTACTCGCCATGTTGCGTGACGGTGATAAAGCAATCGGTACGGTAGATATTCTATCCGCCTCTGATCGATTGCTCTACCGTGAAATGAATGATACTTCCGTTCTCGAACCAGAGCATCAAACGGTTCATGGCTGGTTCGAAGCAACGGCAGCAGCATATCCGAATTCACCGGCGATAACATCGCCATCCAAAAGTTATACGTACAGAGAATTGAATGAACGAGCGAATCAGGTGGCACGTGTTCTGTTGTCCAATGGATTGCAGAAAGGTGAATTCGTCAGTATCTTTATGGATCGAAGTCTGGAGACCATCATCTCCCTGCTCGGTATTCTGAAGGCAGGTGGTGCGTATGTTCCAATCGATCCTGAGCATCCAGAAGAACGTAACAGTTATATTGTGGAAGATACGGCGTCCTCTTTCGTGCTGACAACGGAAGCCTCTTTGCCCAAGCTTCCAGCTTGTTCTCCGGTATATCTACGGTCCGTCAGATTCTCGCTGTGGATGGTCGTCTAG